GTTAAGTGTTGCGATTGGAAGTGAGACTGCTGTACACTATGTGATTATTGTATAAAAGTTTATATGGGAAGTAAATTATAGTCACGCCCTGTTAGTTGTCCATGTCTAATTTTAGTCGATATTCTCTATGTTATTTCAGCTGCGGAGGGATGACCGATTTGACTCGACATTTGATTCGAATCGGTAAGAATAACTTTAGCGCCTGCCATAATTTTGACCTGATAGATTTTTTCTATCCATGCCATACGTTGAGCGCGTGGCTGGCGATATACGGAACGTTGCTGTTAtctaaaagaaaatatacagATGGGGTAGGTACATACTTGTACAACGAAGTTATACCCTACTTAACGTAGTAcaattagaatgacagcaggataGAGATATAGTACATCGACTAGTGCGAAAAGGACGAGagatgtctctttcgcactaaaagtatacagcttagtatgaGACGGCAGATACGTCACTCTAATTACGCTACGTTATATATATGGTATTAAGTATAACTGAAACTAGGTATTGAGACATAGACTATGATAGATGTAGAGTAAGCATACGTCAAATCGCTTATCTATCGGTAGCTGTGTTAGTCGTTAGTTGTAAATAAGTATCGATGAAAAAAGGATTTAatcgaattatttattttattcaccgTCAAGTATACCTGCACCATGACTATGAATCTGTTGGTAGAATGTTTGGCTGAACTCTGAAAATAGTACTTAAATATCCGAGAATAAACGTCGATCTGATTATGACGTAAAATTTTAATCGAAATGCAATACCTAATTCCTTATAGCTAGTATCCTAGTTTTACATGTTTAGTTGAAAGATTTTTCGCAAGCAATCGCTCAAATTCCAAAATCTAAAAATGAAGTTAACAGTGTAACACCTAAGCTGAAAGtagatataattaaaattaagtctATAGGGGTGACTATTGTCacaatttttcttttattatcgtGTGCGCATACGCAAGGTTAGTTTAATTTGAACTAATTTTATGATGTTCTAAATATGCTTAGTTTAAACCGGATCAGTTGGATGTAAACAATAAATTGACTATTTtaaatggaattttattttaccttttGGGACTTCTCAATAACAAAACCATAttgaaaatcaaaacaattttaataaataaaaataaaatagtttaatgGTTACTTTAAGGTACTTAATCACTATCACTGCTTTCTGAAAGCTCAGCCCTATCCTTAGGCAAGATTGCCTTTCTTTTAGTtagtttctttttcttatcaATTTTAGTCTTCCTAAATAGTTCAATagctttcattttattttgcaaCAAACTTTCCTTCTCTTTCTCCCTTTGAGGAATTATTTCTTGGAATCTGTCAGTTTTCAGTATGTTAATTTCAATACTTGATTTACCATCTTGTCCCTGCGTTACTACTGTAACACCGTGACCTTTAAGTACATTAGCCTCAtcgtttttctttaatttagcTTTAGTTGCATTACCTTCATTATTGTTTACAGTTTCACcagcttttttattattgattttccTTTTCCTCACAGGTTTCGCCTTTTCTACAGTCGCAGAAGACTGTTCCCCCAGAGGTAATTCAGGTCCCATTCTCTGGACTGCAGCTTTCACCCTTTTGCTCATCTGCTCTTCCAAAGACTGAAATACTATCTTCTTTTTGAAGTAATCTTGAACAGATCTTTGACTTTTTCGTTCCTGTATTCTCTTTATTACTGGCTTTATGATTTCATCAAGTTTGTTCTGAGACCACCCAAACTTAGCTTTCGTATAATCTCGTAATATTGTAATGTCTAATTCACCCCAAGTGAATTTATCTTCACTTTTCTCGACATTTGGTTCTAAGTACGCCTGGACAACCTACAACAAATCATTATTGTAgttaacttttttataattaaacgcACGAAAATACGAAATCGAACGAACGTTTTATACGAAATAGTTCCTATAGCTTACCCTAATACTTGGGAAGTCGTCATTTATATCAACATTTTTCAATTTCTTCTTCAGTGTTGTATTATCAGTTCTTTTCCCACCTTTTACCCATTTCTTAAACTCTTGGAGACCAGCTACAACTTGCGCGTAACGATCTTGCTTCGAAGTTTCGTTCAGAAACTGTTTTTTATTGAAAGGGAAAGACGCAAGAATCTCCATAGCTGTAACAGGCCCTACTCCAGTGACTCCAGTAGTGTAGTCGCTGCCGACCAGTAGAGCTAACAACACTAATTGCTCTCTAGTTAAATCTGGAATGTTTGAGCATACAATTAACATTTTTCATATTATCGAAAGTAGAATCATTTACGTATCAAACCAACTATACTTACTAAAAGATCGTTCAATTCGTTCCGCCAAAAACTGCAATACATGCTTTTTCtgattaaaaaagtttttataaaccGTTCGTCCACCAAAAAGCCAAATATCACTATCATCTGTGATCGTGCCGTCAGTTAAATTCACACTTTCCAAAAAAGCGCACTGGGCTTCTGCCTCCATAGGCGCTACTATGTATGGTATGCCAAATATTTGAAGTAGTTCTTGAGCTTCTTTTGTCATTTGCTCAGTAATGTTGCGACTAATACGGTCTAACCTACTTTTTTCTTGTATTAAATCTTGTTCTTCATTTTGCAGTTCTTCAGCCATTGTATTCAGCTGTTCTATTGATAGTGGTTCTTTGGGAATTTTAATTGTTTCGCTAGCTACATCAGGCTTGGATTTAACAATAGTGATTTCGCTTTTATTAGCTTGTTTTGAAGAGGTAtcattgttatttatgtttgcAAATGAACACGGCTGTTCAACGTCTGCTTCTTTAGTTTTGATGACAAACTTTTCAGGCTCTTTTACGCATTCTAAAGATAATTCAATAGCTCTTCGAAGTTCGTCTGAGTCGTCTAACGGCAATTCTACGGCGTCTTCAGTCTCGTTTGAACATTCCAAGGGAATttcaataggtattttgggGCCATTCGTAATTTCAAATGACGTTTCTCCAGATTTTTTAGTTACACTTATAGCTTCTAATGACATTTCAATTGCCTTTTGAACAACCTCTGTGCCTTCTAAGGATATTTCCATggctttttgaatatcgttCGAACTTTCCAATGACATTTCTATAGCTTTTTTAGTATCGTCAGAAGTTTCCAGTGACATTTGTATAGCCTTTTGAGTATCGTTAGAGCTTTCCAATGACATTTCTATGGCTTTTTGTAAATCTTCATCAAATTCATCATCCATGTTGGATTTTTCTTCGTGTAATGGAGGCTCGTTAGCTTTAGCAACATCAATGGAAATAACTTTTGCCCCACTTGTTGACGGTTTTACAGTACTGCTTTCGACTTTTGCTTGACCAGTGAAAATATCTGCAAATATATCATCATCGGGTGGTGCTTCAGCGCCCATATTTAGTGTTACTTGAACTACTGGTTTAACAAATTCATCATCTTCGTCTGGAACTTCTTCAAAATCTGCGTCACTTGAGTCTGAttcgtttgtttcttttttgaatATTCTACTCGGTCCGGGGATCGGTTCATCTGGTACCGCTATTTTAGGTAGAACCCGCTCTTCGTCATGGTCCAATGCTTGTACACATTCTAAACTAGAGTCAAGGTCTATAACATCTGGCACAGGATTTTCAACGCAAACTACTGATGCTTGGGTTGCATCCATTATTGTCGGCGAGTTTTCATCATCACATGTTGTATTTAACTCAACTGTGCTCGGATTTTTAACTTCAACAGAATGTTTTATTGGTTGTTGACTGTCTAAAATGCACTCATCATCACTAGATGATAGATTTATATTATCAACAATAACAGACTTCTCATGATTAAGTTCTTCTATGATTTGATCTACGTCAGGGGCTTTGggtttagttttactttttgttttaggGCCTACAAtattatcaattattttatgagtaaaatcACTGTATTGCATTATGTAAGCTTTAGCAGAAGTCATATCTGGCTGTTCATACCCATCATCATCCTCGGAGTCAGTGTAATCTGTATCAGTAAGCACTGATGTCCAAGAATCATCTGTTTTAGACGTGCAAGTGCTGGTATTGACATCATTAGCATTCTCTAAAGACATTTTTATGGCTTTTTCCAAATCTTCCTCTAACTCATTCTTTTTCAGTTCTTTTTTTGGCACTGTAGTACTTTGTTCctcttctttattttgttctttCCGTtcagcagcttcttttctctgTTTAGCTTCAGCAAGAGCTTGTTTAACGTTTTTGATCATTAGGATTCGTGTATTGTTGTCAGATGCTATGCGCCGAGTGGGTAAACTCTCTATCTTGGTATCAATGCCTTCATCATTTAACAAAGACTCCAAATCGTTTAATGACATTCCACTATCTCCCATTTCTTTTTCTGTCTCTTGTAAACATTCTTGAACTTTCCTTCTTTTCAATAGCCTTTGCatctgtataaaaaaatatatcatcaataactttgcataatataaaaaaatccacTAGATTTTGTTGGTGCTACTTACCTGAAAATCGGAAAAGTTATCACTCTTTTTAGGCAACTCGTGGATCTTTCTCCAGGAATTCATTTTTCTTGTTTCCTTTAATTCTATCAGGAgatcatatttttctttagttGGTAAAGTTTTGAAGTTGTCAGACTCAAGATCAACTGAATGTAAATCAATAACTGATCCACTGGAATCTTCTTCTGAACTGAAAATTTTTTTAGATTAACTCCAAAGTACTTATTTCTAGAGtgaatttaaatattaacaCGGGACTTCACAGGTTTAATATACTTGTATTTAATGTATGTAATGAATACCTACTCTGACTCACTCTCTTCGTCTTTTTGAGGTAATGCAGGAAGTTTAAATAAGTCATCATTATTGGCAGTGTTTGAGTTTGGTTTCTTCGGAGATATTTGTTTGCCCAGCAAACTACTGACTGCAGTCTTTTTACTGAGAAGTAAGGCAAGCTCTCTCTTTAGCCTCTCTGACTCTGAATTATATTTTGCCTTGCTATCTTGCCTTCTGGCCTGTAAGTAAACTCTCATAGagaataattttatattctttGTTTATTACAAGCAGACAGGAAAAGCCAAACaatgctaaataaaaaaatttaattaaatgtagcAGTCTTGCCAAGGACTTTTATCATTTGCAATGTAAGTCTTACCAaattcaatattattaatacAACATTAAAAGTATTCTTTCCATTTAGTaagaaaaacaaatcaaaacttACAATAGTTTCCTTTTTCAAGTCAGGAAATGCACCATCAAAGACAAAGACAGGTTTTATTCTAAAATAGAGCAACTTGCACAGCCGCTGAAACAGTCCCATTAGGTGAGCATTTGGTAGAGGAGCACCTTTGGCATCCTGGTAACCTTTCACCATCTGATGCAACCATATTGAAATATCTGTTGGAATAAGAATCCAGTAAATTGAAACATAAAGGCACATTGTAAGCAACTGCAAGTAATTAAGGCCAATTGAATGCAACTAATTTGCGGTGTAAACATACCGACGGCTAAGACCTTATTCTCGAGCGTCTCGACGGGCACGGGCTTGCCGGCCGGCTCTATCAGCCGCCACAGCCCGGTGACTCCCATCGCGTGCGGCTACACTCCAGATTTTTTGTTTAGCCTAATGTATCAGTGTACATAACAAAGGTCGTTTCCCACGAGATCGCCGGTCAATCGTCGGTCTCTTCCTCACACATCCACCTTTTCGCTTCATGAACTCGACGTAtttatcacgcacacaaacataAAACGAAATGTCTGCTACTGGCTCACTGCGCTCATAAATATGTGTTCGGTTCACTACAACATATCAAATGTTTTACTACGCCGCGAACGCCCACTCTTTCCCACACTTTATTTTCTCACGCCCCATGCGTAACCccacatcctatgaccggctgtCTCGCCGTCAGTCGCTGGCGGCTCCGCGGTTAGGTCGACCGACGACAACAACCGCTCCGGGCGGTCTTCGCGCGACCCCACTCgacacgattttattttttccccTCGCGTATGTCGACAACACGCTTGCAGTTCTATATTTTTTCGTGTCTATGGTACACTTTTGACAGCTCGTATTTCTGGCGTTGTCTGTCGTATTTATTTCAATCAAATAAACATTAAGTTATATCGACTTTCTACAAAAGTATTTACGCGAAATCATGAAATGAACGTTTATCAGTCGACGGCCAGCGTAATTCAagtgtaaataataaacaatatagtGTGGAATGTTGGCTAAACTGTCTGAAAATTCTGCCGTCGAACAGGTGTTTTTGAATGAAATGTGTTGCAGTTCCCATCGTAATTAATTTATAGTGCCGTGAATAATACACAAGTGTATCGATCGTGGAGATAATATATTCGATAGGCCGGTTTTATTTCACAAAATCGACGTTATCACGCGTCGACTCGACGTGGGGTGATAACGGAAGACGCCACTCTACTCATCACAGGACACTGTTTACGTGCACTCAGACGATGCTTCCCGTAAGTGAGTCCTCGTGAGCCCGCCGAACCGGCGCTATGCGAGCAGTGAGTCAAGCCCGGTAGGGTATGAAGCACGGAGATAGGTGAGCGGGAGCCGTGGCGAGCATGCCGCACCAGTTCgggagcggcgcgggcggcgtggCGGGTGGCGGGGtgtcgccgccgccgcagcaCGGCGCGCTGTTCCCGCGCTACGCCAGCGCCGCGGGGCCCGGCGCCGGCGCCTACCGCCCCGAGGAGCGCCGCCTCACGCGTGAGGCCATGGAGCGCTACCTGCGGGACCGCTCCGACATGGTCGTCGTCATCCTGCACGCTAAAGTTGCCCAGAAGTCTTATGGCAACGAAAAACGTTTCTTCTGTCCGCCCCCCTGTATTTACTTGTTCGGAGATGGCTGGCGATTGCGTCGCGAGCGCATGCTGAGGGAGGGAGAAACGGAGCAAGCGGCTCAACTATGCGCCTTCATTGGCATTGGCAACTCTGACCAGGATATGCAGCAGTTAGACTTAAATAATGGCAAGCAATACTGTGCCGCCAAAACCTTGTACATATCAGATTCTGATAAAAGGAAACACTTTATGCTGTCTGTCAAAATGTTTTATGGGAATGGTCATGATATTGGTATATTTAATAGTAAAAGGATAAAAGTTATCTCGAAACCTTCTAAGAAAAAGCAGTCATTGAAGAATGCAGATTTGTGTATCGCCAGTGGGACGAAAGTTGCTTTATTTAATAGACTGAGGTCACAGACTGTGTCTACAAGGTATCTGCATGTAGAAAATGGCAATTTCCATGCCTCATCCACCCAGTGGGGAGCGTTCACCATTCACCTACTAGATGACAATGAGAGTGAATCAGAGGAATTTGCTGTGAGAGATGGATATGTGCATTACGGGTCTACTGTGAAACTAGTATGCTCTGTCACAGGCATGGCGTTACCAAGGCTCATAATAAGAAaggtaaatattatttagaGTTTAAATAGATTCAACATAGTCTATGTAAATAAAGCTTGCTTAGAAACTTTCTTGTAGACTTTCTGAGtagtatgtatattataataaaagatgTTCTCACATTCATATAAAAACaagttacatttttttattaaaattgaagttACCTACTCTTTTCTTAAGTAAGCTAATAAATACAGATTCAACCCCATTggcacattttattttatatatttttttttatttgttacaaaattctttttttttttctggctatatctgcaatcagtatctTTCTTTTTCTGTTTACTATGAGTAGATTTGTTATACGTAAAGTGTTCCAAATTCTAATAtagaaatatttgtttaggtTGACAAACAGATGGCCCTACTGGAGGCAGACGACCCTGTATCCCAGCTTCACAAATGTGCGTTTTACATGAAGGACACGGAACGGATGTACCTATGTTTATCTCAGGAGCGTATCATACAGTTCCAAGCTACACCTTGCCCTAAGGAGCCGAACAAAGAGATGATCAACGACGGAGCTTGTTGGACTATCATATCCACTGATAAAGCGGAGTACCAGTTCTATGAGGGCATGGGACCGgtcaggtaaataaataattattatcaatttaacatttttcaccaaaccatcaaaactgcttatggtcagtcaACCGACCGCATGTTTGggtacaaaaatgaaaaaaaagaaaaaaactatttaacattATCAATTTTACATTACATATATTCTTAATTCAGTTAACTGTTAATTGACGAAGTTAATCTTTCAAGTAATGGATTAACTTTTGCtttaaaaattattaacaaaatttattaaatcCATTAATTTTCCTCACGGCCATTAATCGTtaattacgtaggtacctattatttgCCAAGAGAGTACCCTGCGGACCCCGGCGGCGCAAAAACAGGCGCTTAGTAATGTATCGTGCGTGAGAAAAAATAAGTATCTGATAATTCAATCATATTGTCACAATAAGATGTTACTTACAtttcttatttcaaatattctaataataacagtaaatataaaaagataatacataaattaccatctgaatagaatagaaattatttattacaaaaggactccacacacaaaaacaagacaataaaatcacttaaaaattttcacaaaacaattacagaaAGCATATATTTGTCAGTCCTAACATACCATAACAAATATTGCACACACAGAAagtacaaaaacaaaagagaaatataaagagtacaacaggcggccttattgctaagtagcaatctcctCCAGGCGAACTTTGAGTGAACAACTTGACTtttataaactgttaaataaataaatattttgaacaaaTTTTATGGAAGTAGATTTAACACGAATGTTATTCGAATAAACATCATAATTTTTATAGGTAAGGAAGTACAAATGATTCAATTCAAGTCTATCATAAATCCCCTATGAATTGCGACTATACTTACAAATGCCCAAATTGATAAGATTACCATGTttgtatttgatcactttttttaaaatccactaattcaatgagggacttctGGGCCACTTCCCCAAAAAACATAGGCGCTGTATACGTAACTCCTACGTGATTATTACCTATTGTctcattattattcaaaaatatcatgtaatggcagaggcatatataaaaataatcgttgcttgatatttatatcaaatacgtatagaattatgttgctacttatattgcttctctttatttttatcagaataatagtgggtggaagatgtgttgtacttgggtgtaataacaagggtcatcattaacgagtatacacaaaaacaaagaaaagataaattatgtctgttatccgtgaaaaGAAAACGAAAGCAATGttgcacagcgccatctatatttttttgaggaATGTGTCCCTTATTCTGCTCTAATTATCTAAAACAAATACTAAGGACAAGAAGTAGTAGTGTCGTCTCTTACGATTACGACAGcgatagttaaaaaaataaagaatttacTCGTAAGTAATGGATTAGTAGCCGccaccgactgcttaacgtgccctacgaagcacggaccgtcttactttttgacaatcgggtgatcagcctgcaatgttctaaccaaactagggattacatcacaaagtggtttcatGTGATATGACCTCGCCGGGAATGGAACACGGGGCCTCAAGATCGAGAGACCGACTTTCTAACCATTAgacacggaggccgttataagtGCCTTTATTATCTCGTAAAGGCGCTAGGCGTATCGCTGACGATAGATAGCCCGCGGTACTTTAGCTCGTGAGAATAAACATTCAATTTGGAATGTGTCCAGATTTTACATCATTGTCAGTTAAATAACTTCCAACTGCCGTAAAATAGCGCaagagttatgtaaaaagatctttattcCTTAGACAGATAGGATCAGATCACAGgtaagaacaatttaaaaaaaaaagcccgCCAATTTAAGGAAGTATTAAAGCAGCGTTTCCACTGTCAATCTAAAAAAAAGCCCGCCAATTTAAGGTAGTATTATTAAAGCAGCGTTTCCACTGTCAATCAAAGCGGACACTATTTTCTTGTactattttcaaaaaaaaatcacccaACTCAGGTTTTCTGGGTGAAATTCATCGAACTTAATTCTTAAATCAAAAGGAAATCGTATTAATTTACAATCTGGTAGGCACATTATTGGTATACGCGGGCCGTTTTCAGCAACTCGACATCTGGGCGCCTATTTTGCGGACCGTACGGAGCACCGCGTATGGTCGTGGACACCTTATAGCGATTTCGCACTGCGATCCGAATTCCTGAAAATATTGATCTAGAAAAATCGGACGACGAAAATCGGATCTAATCCGTAAACTGTAACTATTTCGGAATGTTTGTTTCGTGAATTCGGATTCAGTGCGAAACGGTTCGTACGGTTGAAATGCGTTGTTTCAGGAATGCTCCGACATAGTATCCGCATTTTCTGAATTTATaccaaatatacaaaaaaacgACGTACCGTGCGGATTTTCCCATCGATTACGCTATAGGGATACTCTCCGATTCAATTTCCCATCAGAGGACGTGCAGCTTCTTTCATTAGCATATTCAAATCCCTCACCAAAGTTTCTTCTCCATCAGATCGCCAGTGACACCAGTTCCACTAGTCCACTCGTTGA
This portion of the Pectinophora gossypiella chromosome 1, ilPecGoss1.1, whole genome shotgun sequence genome encodes:
- the LOC126381810 gene encoding DNA excision repair protein ERCC-5 translates to MGVTGLWRLIEPAGKPVPVETLENKVLAVDISIWLHQMVKGYQDAKGAPLPNAHLMGLFQRLCKLLYFRIKPVFVFDGAFPDLKKETIARRQDSKAKYNSESERLKRELALLLSKKTAVSSLLGKQISPKKPNSNTANNDDLFKLPALPQKDEESESDSEEDSSGSVIDLHSVDLESDNFKTLPTKEKYDLLIELKETRKMNSWRKIHELPKKSDNFSDFQMQRLLKRRKVQECLQETEKEMGDSGMSLNDLESLLNDEGIDTKIESLPTRRIASDNNTRILMIKNVKQALAEAKQRKEAAERKEQNKEEEQSTTVPKKELKKNELEEDLEKAIKMSLENANDVNTSTCTSKTDDSWTSVLTDTDYTDSEDDDGYEQPDMTSAKAYIMQYSDFTHKIIDNIVGPKTKSKTKPKAPDVDQIIEELNHEKSVIVDNINLSSSDDECILDSQQPIKHSVEVKNPSTVELNTTCDDENSPTIMDATQASVVCVENPVPDVIDLDSSLECVQALDHDEERVLPKIAVPDEPIPGPSRIFKKETNESDSSDADFEEVPDEDDEFVKPVVQVTLNMGAEAPPDDDIFADIFTGQAKVESSTVKPSTSGAKVISIDVAKANEPPLHEEKSNMDDEFDEDLQKAIEMSLESSNDTQKAIQMSLETSDDTKKAIEMSLESSNDIQKAMEISLEGTEVVQKAIEMSLEAISVTKKSGETSFEITNGPKIPIEIPLECSNETEDAVELPLDDSDELRRAIELSLECVKEPEKFVIKTKEADVEQPCSFANINNNDTSSKQANKSEITIVKSKPDVASETIKIPKEPLSIEQLNTMAEELQNEEQDLIQEKSRLDRISRNITEQMTKEAQELLQIFGIPYIVAPMEAEAQCAFLESVNLTDGTITDDSDIWLFGGRTVYKNFFNQKKHVLQFLAERIERSFNLTREQLVLLALLVGSDYTTGVTGVGPVTAMEILASFPFNKKQFLNETSKQDRYAQVVAGLQEFKKWVKGGKRTDNTTLKKKLKNVDINDDFPSIRVVQAYLEPNVEKSEDKFTWGELDITILRDYTKAKFGWSQNKLDEIIKPVIKRIQERKSQRSVQDYFKKKIVFQSLEEQMSKRVKAAVQRMGPELPLGEQSSATVEKAKPVRKRKINNKKAGETVNNNEGNATKAKLKKNDEANVLKGHGVTVVTQGQDGKSSIEINILKTDRFQEIIPQREKEKESLLQNKMKAIELFRKTKIDKKKKLTKRKAILPKDRAELSESSDSD
- the LOC126381891 gene encoding suppressor of hairless protein, whose protein sequence is MPHQFGSGAGGVAGGGVSPPPQHGALFPRYASAAGPGAGAYRPEERRLTREAMERYLRDRSDMVVVILHAKVAQKSYGNEKRFFCPPPCIYLFGDGWRLRRERMLREGETEQAAQLCAFIGIGNSDQDMQQLDLNNGKQYCAAKTLYISDSDKRKHFMLSVKMFYGNGHDIGIFNSKRIKVISKPSKKKQSLKNADLCIASGTKVALFNRLRSQTVSTRYLHVENGNFHASSTQWGAFTIHLLDDNESESEEFAVRDGYVHYGSTVKLVCSVTGMALPRLIIRKVDKQMALLEADDPVSQLHKCAFYMKDTERMYLCLSQERIIQFQATPCPKEPNKEMINDGACWTIISTDKAEYQFYEGMGPVRSPVTPVPLVHSLNLNGGGDVAMLELAGDNFTPSLQVWFGDVEAETMYRCAESMLCVVPDISQFRGQWLWVRQPTQVPVSLVRNDGIIYATGLTFTYTPEPGPRPVCPPVDDVMRPEPAAGWHHDAHTHRLPDNTLQ